The Aspergillus flavus chromosome 6, complete sequence nucleotide sequence AAAAAGACCTAGtcattttatataaaaacagTTGGGTAAAGAGCAACAATTCCTCTATGCTGATGGCTAAAGAATCAGGTCTAGGGCGGACTGTAGAACCGAAACCTCTCCCTTAAAGAACTTAATGTTAGATGCTGTACCTCAGATTTATGTGTAATACCGCGATTCCTTTCTATATAACCTACTAAGCTTTTGggctcaaaaaaaaaaaaaaaaaaaaaaaaaaaaaaaaaccaacaCAAGGACTGTGACGAGAGACTGAAAACGAGCCGGTTGTTTATAGATACATAACTAAAGACCCCATGCATCTGACATCCAGGCAGCCCCTTACTCGCAATGTGTCACAAGACCTCGGACTCTTAGCCATCCTAGACGTAAGCTGAGTTATGGAATGCTGTGTATCTGTTCACCATTTACGAAAGAACTACAAGCGTAGGAGAAGCGTCATCATCTGCCATGGAGAGCATAACTTCCTACAACATATAGGTACCTGCTCTCCTGAGCTGGTCGCCGTATCAATGTAGGCTACGTTATCCTGAAGTCATGTACAGATGCTGCAAGATTACCCGATGCCAACCGGTCAAAAGACAACAGGACCCCCAGACATGTGCAAGCTATCGGGACATACTTCCTGACCTTTAGGGTGCGCTCCATAATCCTGTACGAAGGACTGACAGTATCGCAAATGACCACAAGGGTGTCCGCATAAAACAGGTTAGAACGACCCATATCTGTGTATATAAAGTATCTGAGTATTTGGACCAAACGGATTCCAGAACCCGACATTGACTGTATGAATATTCATTAGCTAAAGGATTTGCATGTAGCTTTGGACTTGCTCAACCAGAGAGTATTGCTTGGTAGTATCCGATGGTagcctttcctttttcgcTGCTTACGCTTCCCCACAGGTTGTTTTCATTGCCGTGCTATAACCTTGGCTCCACGCCCTGTATATTGTACGTTAGTCTAGGACATACCATTCACATAGGGGGCCGTGGTTCTTGTCATCATTAGGTTTCTTCAGAACCCCGTTCCCTGAAACCGCTTTTGTATAAGGTCTTAGTATTCAACATTGCGTCACAAAATCCCCGCAGTTCCACAAATCGAGCAGATGGGGAGGGTCAGTGCTTGGGGAGGTCATGGACAGAGTATAAGGGTTTCTAAACGATCCAGTGATCTCACCATGTATACCAAGTTATCCGACATACCAGCTGTAGAGAGAATCCTTGCCTATGGTACCTTGGAATATTCGGGTTAAGTTCCGTTGAGTTATCATCTATAACATGTGGTGTCTTGCATCTGTCAGTTGGGACCACCCAGCATTCTCCTCATACCATCACTTCATGTGTGTGCATAGACAGATCTATGGTTTCTAAGTTACGAATTGACTTCAGATATTGGTGTCTAGGCAGTTCCATATCCACAGCTGACGTATGTTTGCGCCCAATCCAGATATGTCTTTTACTCCGTTTTGACGTATACTCGGGTATGATTTCCATGGCCAGACCCTTCCCTGCAAACAGGAGATGCAAATGTTCAGAGAACAATGTCTATATATACCGGTCAGTATATCTCCGATTCTAGTCGAGTATTCCTCATCCAAATCCTCTCGAATCTTATTCATACCTACTGTTCCTTACTATCAGCAGCGGATACCTTCATTCAAGCTCAACCAGCATGTCTTCTCTTGGCAGCACCGATCTTGCCGGCCTGACTACCGATGACAAGAACCTGTATCTTTTCTATCAAAGGTCTGGCTACATTGTCGAGGCCTTTTCCGAGGAAGGTGGCCCTCCCACGCAGACATCTGTGCAAGTCGCCGCAGACGCGCAGAGTGGTGGTTCCCCTTTGACTGCCTACTATGTCAAAGAGGATATGAACTACGACAAGCATTCCACGGTATGTGTACACCGAAGTACTATAGTAACGGTAGCTCTACTAACAGCAGCCCCTAGATCCACATGATCTATCTCAACAAAGAAGGCCACTTGATTGAAAAGGTCAGAAGGGTCTCCTCGGACAAGTGGGAAGACGCTCCCAAGCCACCAGGCCATGCCGCAGAAAACTCGCGCATCACCAGTGGTGTGTCCCAGAAGGGCTTCGAACGGGAAAGCTCTCATGGAACCCAGGTGGTATTCTTCGTTAGGTGGGGATTATGCCACATAAGCTCTATCGTGATACTGGTACTGATTGGGTAACAGCCGAGAGGAGCATGGGAAGTCGCCCATTACTGAACTTCGCCGGGACAACAAGGGTAACTTCCACCTGGAACACGTGCTTTCGGACGAGCCTCTCTCCCTTCCTGGAACGCATCTCGCATGTATTGTCACTCGGGAGAATGTGGACCTGTATCACCAAGACCATGACAAGAATATCAAGTGGTGGAGATATGAGGCCGAACGCAAGCGCTGGGAAAGTAAGTTGGCACCTCCCGAAGCCCATTTGCTTCTAGCAAGGCTGATCTTCTGTCCCTTATTCTAGACAAGGGAAAAGTGCTTGAGGGCAGCAGAGTCATGGTCAGGACCCCGTTGGCTTCTGTGCAACATGAAGGCAAGAACCACATTATCTATGCTGATGATCAGATGAGACTGCGGGACTGCGTCGACGGCAAAACTATTGACGTTGTACGGCGAGTCTATGGGGACGCTGGAGTTAATGCCATGGTGTATCGCAACAAGATCATCCTGTTCTACAAGATGGTCGAACCCGAGGGAGCGATTGGCACTGCTTCGTTCATGGAGGGCAAGtggaaggaagagggtgTCTTCATCAAGCCTTgaaggcaagaagaagagattttTACCAAGGAGAGTCGATATGCCTCCTTGATTTTGCCTCCTTgattttgcctctctttgcTACCTTGGCTTCCTTGGATTTGCttgctttgctttgctttgctCTGCTTCTTTGGCTTTGCTGTTTTTCAGTGGCATTATGTTGATGCTTTTGGACGGCTAACTCTTGTGCCTTTGCTTGTAGCTCTTCGTAAAACTGTTCCCAGATTGGAAACGCGTTAAGTATCGATGAAATTCATTCATTGTTTTGACTTTTATCTCTATTGCTCGACGAGAGATATGCGTATAAATTAGCTCTTTGTCTGAGAGGAGACGTATATACTTCTCTCGCGCTCATAGTGAACGTACAAATCGAGGAGCCACTCAGACCTGAGTATGCAGATAATGATGCAGTTTGTTATGAGACTTGTGTGGTGGCGACATCTGGGTTTCATATCAATTAGTCTGACAGTCTAGATCTCGGTAGATTTTAATCTCCTCGATGATGTTTTCAGAGTGAAAGAATGCTCCGTTTCGTTCTGAGTGAaatagagagaaagagattcaCTTGAGAACATGACCGAAATGATATTCACCACCTGTTAGTAAGCTTTATTGATTCACAACAGAAGTTCTACAAACACAAATGGGCGCGTGAACTAGGAATCCGACAAAACACAAGCCATCTAACTTGCAGCATCCTCTCGGAAACAGCTTATCGATCTTGTTTCGTCTCTTTTCGACAGCTAGAGATCACCCACACCTCCCAAAATGAAGCCAGAAAACAATGTAACCCATGTGATCGATCCAGACGGAAATGTGACGATCATTCTGCAGAATGCAAACAAACGCTTTGTCAGGTTCATTGAGGGATCCAGCCTCAAAAGGAAGCGCAAGACGCCATTTGTGACCCAAGAGTTCCGCATTCTAGTATCTGCAAGCCACCTCACTTCCGTCTCGCCAGTCTTCAAAAGCGCCCTTGAAGGAACATGGAAGGAGGGCCTTACGCTCCGCAGTGCAGGCTCAGTCAATATCACAGTGGATGGTTGGGATCTGGAGGCACTTCTAATTTTGTTGAGAATCTGTCACTGCAAACACCACCAGGTTCCGCGAACGCTTGGACTTGAATTACTTGCGAAAATCACTCTCCTGGTGGATTACTATCAGTGTTTCGATGTCCTGCGATTCTTCGCGGATACGTGGATTAGCTACTTAGCGCAGAACTTTCCAACACAATACTCGCGCGACGTGCTGTTATGGGTGTGGATATCGTGGGCTTGGAAAATGCTTGCTCTCTTTAAAAAGGCAACAGGGCTTATTATAAGCCAAGCTACGGGTTCAATTACCTCGCTTGGTTTCCCAATCCCACAGAGGATCATTGGTACAACCAGCTACGTCGCTGCTTGACTAACCTTTGCTAACGAGTCCCATAGACGACATCAACGTAAAGAGACTGGAGGCAATTCGACATACATTTTCCTCTCTAGACAGCCTTCAAAGTTCTCTCATTGAGGGAAAGCGTGGCTGCTCCCTTGGGTGCAGGTCGATTATGCTTGGTACTCTCGTATTACAGAGACATTCGAAGGGCTTGCTCACACCAATTGGCACAGCACCACGTCTTGTAGGTTTAAAGGCTAGTGACCTTGTGACAAAAGTGTGTAACTTCAGTCTCCCAGAGTGGCATTCAGGAGGGGATCGCAATGGTCGGGCTTTCAACTGCCATCGGGGTATCATGACTTGCCTGAATTCGGAATTGGAACTAAGCCTCCGGggtcttgatcttcaacgcCAAACAGCTTAAGGTCGTTCGGCAgaggctttttttttattccgGATGAGCATACAACAATTATGGGTGTCCTTGATATGATTCTTGTCGTGATACTGCTTGACTATATGGTGTTATTGCAACCTGGCCCTTTACTTGAAATgcttttttgtttgttcttctcctatttccttttcggcTTCTGGCACGCTCTTGACACCATATCTACAAGCAACAACATAACAACCGACTACAGACAACTAAGGAGAGCTCACTATTATCACTTTCGAGTACTCCAATGGGTAGGGGAGAATTCAGATGCTATAAATAAGGGTCCATACTTCAAGATCACCCTAGTGAAAGTGGTTTAAGCTAGATGCAATCAGTTTAAGAGTCTATCTAAGATATGGTCTTCCTGACCACCCCAAGCTTGCCACCAAAACTAGGCCTGTTGCATTAGAGATCCACATACCAGCACAGCATGGGCTAATTCCGGCAAAGTCAAGCTATATTTGAATGAGCTGACTCGCAGCTGCGACATGCGAATCCGTCTCTATTCTGTTGCTTTAGACTTGAAATCCAGTATAAGTACAGGAGCTTTACTAAGACCCCTCTGACAGAAGTCATGAAGTCACCCGGGCAACTAGTAAAGCGATGTGGTGGGACTCAAATACCATGAAGTATAAGCGAATGATAAGTTATATATCACGAGACGAATAGCACATAGCGTCCTTTCGATATAATTAAAGGTAATAAGAACTCAAGGATGATCCTTACTTCAACTCTCATTCCAACCCTAGTCCTTCCAAAGCTTAACTAAACAGTATATTTGTATTAGGGCATGCTTCAAAACCGGTTACCCGCCAAATCAAAAGTTACTGCACTGCATTAAGCTTTATCAAATCCGCCATATTCCAATTTTATCTCACTGTGGCAATTTGGTATTCACATGAGacgaagacaaaaagaacagaaacagaggaaagaaagggggaaacAAAGGTCAGGTACCTTTCCAGATATCGAACTTGTAAATTTTCTCACATTCGGGCAGGTCCTCGCTTTCTCTCATCGAGTCTTATTTGCCCCTGGGCCCACTCTCTCAATAAACGAACAATGCCTTCGATCTGGCTCTCCGTATTGTCAGCGTGTATGACAATCCGAATTCGATCTTTGCCCTTAGGCACTAGGGGAAAGTTCGCTGTGTTTACCCAATACTTCGCCTGGTGTATATGATGTGCCAATTCCTTCGCCTTTCCGGGCTGCACCACGATTGCCGCTATGGGGGCCAGGAAGGGCTCTGATCGCCAGGTCTTCTCGGTCGGAAGATGAAAaatacccttttcttttgcatGCTGCCACTCAACACTTGTCGTTAGCGTCTGGTAGAAGAACTGCAGATTTTTCTGCAGTCGGAATCGACGCTACAATATAGAGTTAGCCGGCTAGAGCCTTATTATACAAGGCTAAACGaaccttttctccctcctcactGGCTAACAAATCATAACCAGCCTTCACGGCTGATACAGTAAGAAAGCTAGGAGCTGTGCTGAAAATGACACTGCGACCATAGTTGAGGAGCGCGAATTTAATTGTTTCGTTGGCCAATACCACCGCTATGTTTTCTCATTAGACTCCATAGCAAGGAAGCACGAAAGGATGATTCTTACCTCCTGCCGAGCCTAGTCCTTTTCCGCAAGTCTGAAGTCGTATTccaaagacatcctccagTTTATAATGACAGATGAACCCCGAGCCATTTGGTCCGACAATTCCATTGGAGTGGGCCTCATCGATTGCAAGCACATAATTTCCCCGCGGAAGTGTCTCACGGACAACATCCACTATCTCAAGAACTGGAGCCATGTCGCCATCCAGGCTGTAGAAAGATTCCAGTGATATGAAGACTACCTGTTTCCCTTCAGAAACGGCAGGGTGCCCAGCTTTGATGCCCTCCAGGCAGTCTCGAAGAGATTCACAATCACTGTGTTTAAATGGGACAGTCGTGGCTCGTCCCCTTCTCATTCCGTCATGAATGCTTGCGTGCACGAGCTCGTCATAAACGACAAAGTCACCAGGCTGCGGGATCACAGACCAAACGGCTACATTAGCATCATACCCCGAGCTAAAGAACATGGCCGACTCAGCACCGTGAAACTGAGCCAAGTCACGCTCAATGTTCTCTAGATACTGTTTGGTACCATCTAAAATTCGTGAAGAGGTACTTCCGACAGTGAAGTTGGGGTGTTTCCGAAGCTCGCGCAAAAATGCCTTCGATAGAACCCCGGAGGATGACAGAGAGAGGCTGTCGTTAGAGCCAAAGTCTTTCATTTTGGCCAGAGTAGCCGCAGAAGGAGGGTCAATAAGTCGACCCTCTTCGCGGCGGTTGTCCAGCGCAGCCTGAAGCTTATGGCAAAGAATATTGAGTCCCACACTCATCTTGTTGTCTTAATGAATCCTGCTATGTGTCTGATACACTGCAGTTTGTCTGtctttatatagtagtactGCACTGCATCACAGACTACAATTCTCCGGTACGTTTAACTTCAGTGATATCGTGAATACTTCATAGCGCCACATCCTGCGGCCCTACTAAATCTTGGGACGCAAAACCTGATCATGCTATATATTCATAGTAAATTCCCATGACAAGCCTCATAATATGTGGCACTCAGGCATGCTCGTGACCTCATCGGTTCAGTTTTCCTTGTATCGGAGCATCGGTTCCAGGTGACTAACTGTGCCCACGGGGCCCGTGCTCTCAGCGTCCAATATGTTAAAAATTCAAGGCCCTGGCAGGTTTTTCAAGCATCCCTGAAAGTGCATGAAGTCTAGACGTCAGTCGCTCATCTAGCTATCCAGTGAACTTAGGGAAGAGTACTCTATATGTGACTTGGCGAGTCTGCCATGCAGCTCTCGGAACTCAATATGAGGATTTGAACAAGAAACAGACAAATCAGCTCTCGCACTAAACGAAGCGCCCCCACAATTCTTCATCCCTCCCTGTCTATTGTGAATGTATATTCAGGAATAAACTGTATAACATCATCATAGGGTCATAAACCCATATCCGCTGCAATGTGGTATGAGAGCTTCTACGAATGGGTCCAAAAGAGGGCGTGCTAGATCGGCAAGATATGCGCTTGGGTCCTAGGCTTGAATGAGCCTACTCAACTGGCGCAACATCAGGCAAGGACTGGGAATTGCGCACGACTTAACCCTGCCTATTTCCTGTCACACTGCAAAATTCAGGTCATACGCCTCTTTCTTTGTATTTCTAACAAGTCTATGACCCCTTGAATTGTCGTAATTCCAAACATATGAGGCTTGATTAGACTGGATACCCACACAGCAGACTTCGATATGATAACAGTGGAAACTCAAAGTCGCCTGGCCACCACATTGGGCAGTAATAGTGACACCATCAAGAGCTGAATCAAGATAGTGAGAAACATTAACAAGAAGCCGGTAGGATAGCCTTGCTTTTACATTTTATATTACGGCATAGTGAtggaaaacaaccaagaggCACTGGATGAGGTGCGAGCATAAAACGATCATTTGCCAAATCTACTTGATGCAAGTGCATCGTCAACTCAGGTTCGTTATATGATCTAGTTGTTGCATGGTCAGGAAAAGCCCAGCTAGTTCTCATCCAACTCTACTTTCTGTTGTCTAGCCTTACAATCATGGAACAAATTGTCTATGCTCATGCTCAGCAAACCCCTGGTGCAACCGCCGTTATTGATGGAGCATCAACCCTCACGTACGGTGAACTGGTTGCTGAGTCAAAGGCATTGGCTCAGACACTAAGGGAAAAAATCAAGATCTCTATGGAGGAGCCGGTTGGGATTTTGCTCGATCCAGGGACATTACAAGTCGTTGCTCAACTTGCTGTCCTTCTGGTTGGAGGCACCTGCGTACCGATTGAGCCCTCCTTTCCGGAACACCGGATCACGTCCATGTTACGAGATGTCCACGCTAAGCATCTCATTATGGAAATGCCTGGAACCCGGACGCTCCATGAATTCAACCATATCTACTTCAGTGATATCGAAAAGTGTTCTATCTCTGTCGTTCCCGATTTAGAGTTTGGCCCTCAGGTCAACCGGAGCCATATACTCTTCACGTCTGGGTCAACCGGGAAGCCGAAGCCGGTTCAGGTTCAAGCAAGTAGCATCCTACATCTTGCTACAAAGACTCCAGTAACACCACTTTCTTCAGAAGACCGAGTGGCAGAGTTCAATAGTCCCGGATTCGACCTTAGCTTATTCGAGATCTGGGTCACCCTAATTGCTGGTGCGACCATTGTGGTCACTCCCCGCCATGTGGCCACAGACCCTAATGCTCTCCCTGCATTCCTTAGAGAGCAAAACGTGACTATTATCATAATCACAGCGGCACTCTTTGAGACTATTGTCTTCACTTCTCCTGGGGCGTTTGAATCGCTACATCATGTTCTCACAGCAGGTGACGTCGCCAATCCGCGGGCGATGAGGAGCGTACTAGAAACAGGCCCCCCTCAGCATCTGTGGAATACATACGGTCCAACCGAATGCACGACGCTGGCAACTATGTTTGACGTGACACTTCAAGAAACCCACCGTGAACGTATCAGCATTGGGCAGCCCGTGGGAGATATGGAAGTCATCTTACTAGACGAAGATCAGGAGCCTATTCTTGACTGCGGAAAACCCGGGGAAATTTGCATTGGAGGCCCTCAACAAACCTCTGGCTATTTGAACCGACCATCGGAAACTGAGAAATCCTTCATTCATTTACGTAAACAAGATCTCGGTATTCCgggagatgatgatcttATACGTCTTTATCGGACTGGAGATATAGGTGCTTGGCAGTCTGAATCTCATTGTCTTGACTTTCTGGGCAGGTCAGATACGCAGGTCAAGTTCCGCGGGTTTCGAGTAGAGCTAGGAGAGATTGAATGCACCCTGCAGTCTCACGAGGAAGTTCAGGCAGCGGTTGTTGCTCGACAGCCCCCACTAACAGCTGATGGAACAGAAACATTGGTAGCCTTCATTATTCCGAAGGCCACGGACTCCGTACATTCAGAGGGCTTGAGGGACTTTGCTCGTGAACGACTTCCACAATACATGATACCCAGTGCTACGATCTTCATGGAGAAGTTTCCTTTAACAGCAAACGGAAAAGTGGACCGCAAGGCATTGATAGATGACCGGCTCAAGATGCTTGAAGAACAGAAACCCCTTCAAAATGGCActgaagagaaacaaggcaAGATGACAGTTCTTTCTGACCTGTGCAAGAATATTCTGAACATGCCACAAGTtcacgaagatgatgatctaTTTGATCTAGGCGCCACGTCACTCCAAGCTGCCACTCTTCTTGCGTTGATCCAAGATCGTCTAGGATGCATGGTTACAATGGAAGACCTTTACAGTCATTCTACGTTGTCAAGTCTATCACGGCTGATCGAACTCAGGGAATCTGGCACCTCATGCAATGCGCCTGATAACACCCGGCTGTGGTTGGAAGACATAAGTCGAGTCGATGATATTGAACTAATCCCTCACTGGGAATCCGAAGATGAGGGAAAGGTGTTTATCACAGGGGTGACCGGCTTCGTCGGAGCCCACTTTCTTCATCGTTTACTTTGCAAACCATCGGTCAAGCAAGTCGCTTGCCTGGCCCGCTCGAAGCAGGATGTGAGTGCAGCAACCCGGATTCGACAAGCCCTGGAACGCTACGACTTGTGGGCGGATTGCGCGGAACACGAGCAAAAGCTTATTGTTCTTGATGGTGATCTATTCGATAGCACTCTAGCCCTTGGGAAAGAGCGCTTCAACTGGCTAGCCAACTGGGCATCAGTAATTTTCCATCTCGGAGCTAAAGTCAACTTTTGTGAGTCGTACCGCGAACACCACAGATCCAACGTCATCGGCACCTGTAACGCTCTTCGCCTGGCTGCTGCAGGCCGTCGCAAAGCCTTCCATTACTTCTCTACTATCGACGTTTGGGGACCAACCGGCCTCATCCTGGGAACCAAAGAGCTGTACGAGGATGAAACCTTGATGCCACACAGCCAGGCCGTACGGTATGACCTAGGGTACTCGGGCAGCCAGTGGACAGCTGAATCGATGGTACGTCGCATGCGTGACCGAGGTTTACCCACCGTTATCTACCGGCCAGGGTTCATCATCGGCGACAGCGTAACTGGACATAGCAATCCAGACGACTTTATGTCCCGGCTGATAGTCGGATGCATCCAACTGGGTACATTTCCCAGATTGGACCAACGGCTAGAATATGTGACACTCGACTATGTGATCTCAGCTGCGATGCATATCGCCTCGTCTAATGAGAACTTAGGACGATCCTACAGCCTTCTATCGCCGgatcaatcaaaatcaatcacTGTCATAGATACCTGCCGCGTTATCAACGATGCAGGGTACCcattgaagatcatcgacTACAATGACTGGGTCGAACAGGTCTTCGCAGAACAACAACCGGATGGACCCCTGGCGCCTCTGTTACCGATGTTCCGGGAGCGCGTCCTCGGACGGTTGACCCGTTGGGAAGTTAGtcaatatactccgtattatCGATCGGACAATACGGTCCAGGTCTTGAAGGATCGACCTGATATCCAGTATCAACCGTTGGATGCTCCGTTGCTGAAGAAGTACATCTCATTTTGGAACAGGAAGGGATTCTATAAGGTTTGAATCTAGTCTGGCTGTTCACTCGCCTCTCTCATTGATGCACTGCTACAAAGGTCCATCTACTTTTACAACTGAATGGCgttctataaattataaatcgAGCTATATTCACTTGTTCTTTTCCAATTACATCAcccaaccaaaaagaaagaccaaaaaaggaaacgGAAATCGGGTAAAACGTCATGTCCATGCAAGAAGAGCTATGCGAAACAAAACCCCATAATGTACCTCACACATCAATCCATGCTATTTCCTCATCTCTGCTTTTAAACT carries:
- a CDS encoding putative NRPS-like enzyme; amino-acid sequence: MEQIVYAHAQQTPGATAVIDGASTLTYGELVAESKALAQTLREKIKISMEEPVGILLDPGTLQVVAQLAVLLVGGTCVPIEPSFPEHRITSMLRDVHAKHLIMEMPGTRTLHEFNHIYFSDIEKCSISVVPDLEFGPQVNRSHILFTSGSTGKPKPVQVQASSILHLATKTPVTPLSSEDRVAEFNSPGFDLSLFEIWVTLIAGATIVVTPRHVATDPNALPAFLREQNVTIIIITAALFETIVFTSPGAFESLHHVLTAGDVANPRAMRSVLETGPPQHLWNTYGPTECTTLATMFDVTLQETHRERISIGQPVGDMEVILLDEDQEPILDCGKPGEICIGGPQQTSGYLNRPSETEKSFIHLRKQDLGIPGDDDLIRLYRTGDIGAWQSESHCLDFLGRSDTQVKFRGFRVELGEIECTLQSHEEVQAAVVARQPPLTADGTETLVAFIIPKATDSVHSEGLRDFARERLPQYMIPSATIFMEKFPLTANGKVDRKALIDDRLKMLEEQKPLQNGTEEKQGKMTVLSDLCKNILNMPQVHEDDDLFDLGATSLQAATLLALIQDRLGCMVTMEDLYSHSTLSSLSRLIELRESGTSCNAPDNTRLWLEDISRVDDIELIPHWESEDEGKVFITGVTGFVGAHFLHRLLCKPSVKQVACLARSKQDVSAATRIRQALERYDLWADCAEHEQKLIVLDGDLFDSTLALGKERFNWLANWASVIFHLGAKVNFCESYREHHRSNVIGTCNALRLAAAGRRKAFHYFSTIDVWGPTGLILGTKELYEDETLMPHSQAVRYDLGYSGSQWTAESMVRRMRDRGLPTVIYRPGFIIGDSVTGHSNPDDFMSRLIVGCIQLGTFPRLDQRLEYVTLDYVISAAMHIASSNENLGRSYSLLSPDQSKSITVIDTCRVINDAGYPLKIIDYNDWVEQVFAEQQPDGPLAPLLPMFRERVLGRLTRWEVSQYTPYYRSDNTVQVLKDRPDIQYQPLDAPLLKKYISFWNRKGFYKV
- a CDS encoding 7-keto-8-aminopelargonate synthetase (unnamed protein product); protein product: MSVGLNILCHKLQAALDNRREEGRLIDPPSAATLAKMKDFGSNDSLSLSSSGVLSKAFLRELRKHPNFTVGSTSSRILDGTKQYLENIERDLAQFHGAESAMFFSSGYDANVAVWSVIPQPGDFVVYDELVHASIHDGMRRGRATTVPFKHSDCESLRDCLEGIKAGHPAVSEGKQVVFISLESFYSLDGDMAPVLEIVDVVRETLPRGNYVLAIDEAHSNGIVGPNGSGFICHYKLEDVFGIRLQTCGKGLGSAGGKNHPFVLPCYGV